The following coding sequences are from one Ramlibacter henchirensis window:
- a CDS encoding HU family DNA-binding protein: MNKTELVQSLASATEQPQAAASRSLEALIRIVTDELAKGGEVVIPGFGSFKRAERAERSGRNPQTGEALTIAASTSVKFVPGAALKGAVNSKAAGG; the protein is encoded by the coding sequence ATGAACAAGACCGAGCTGGTGCAATCCCTCGCTTCCGCTACCGAGCAACCGCAAGCCGCCGCGTCGAGGTCCCTCGAAGCGTTGATCAGGATCGTCACCGACGAACTCGCGAAAGGCGGTGAGGTGGTGATCCCGGGGTTCGGCAGCTTCAAGAGGGCGGAGCGCGCGGAACGTTCGGGCCGCAATCCGCAGACGGGTGAGGCCCTGACGATCGCTGCGTCCACCTCAGTGAAGTTCGTCCCCGGTGCCGCGCTGAAAGGCGCGGTGAACAGCAAGGCTGCGGGCGGCTGA
- a CDS encoding Bug family tripartite tricarboxylate transporter substrate binding protein, translating to MQRRQLIKGGSAAVLAGAAGRLFAQAKYPERPITIVVPTAPGGTTDFTARLISEPLSRALGQPVVVDNKPGASGNIGNQIVARAKPDGYTLLLAYSGYQVGNPHLFKKAGWDPIKDFAPVAMLTRAPQVLAAKASLPANNLRELIAYAKANPGKLNYASSGNGSIQHIAGELFKQLTGTSLTHVPYKGSGPAVQDLLGGQVDLFITTPAAVVSQVKADKLKALAVTSQTRLISLPQVPTAAESGLQNFNLDSWFALYAPAGTPADIVQRLNAEIGKILSAPEVRKKAEESGTRVEQMSPAQLGEFTRKELDYWGRVIQSASISAD from the coding sequence ATGCAACGACGTCAATTGATCAAAGGCGGCAGCGCCGCGGTGCTCGCCGGCGCAGCCGGCCGCCTGTTCGCGCAAGCCAAGTATCCCGAGCGTCCGATCACCATCGTCGTGCCGACGGCTCCCGGCGGCACCACGGACTTCACCGCACGCCTGATCTCGGAACCGCTGTCGCGCGCCCTGGGCCAGCCCGTGGTCGTGGACAACAAGCCCGGCGCCTCCGGCAACATCGGCAACCAGATCGTCGCGCGCGCCAAGCCGGACGGCTACACGCTGCTGCTGGCCTACAGCGGGTACCAGGTGGGCAACCCGCACCTGTTCAAGAAGGCCGGATGGGACCCGATCAAGGACTTCGCGCCCGTGGCGATGCTCACGCGCGCGCCGCAGGTGCTGGCGGCCAAGGCCAGCCTGCCCGCCAACAACCTGCGCGAGCTGATCGCGTACGCCAAGGCGAATCCGGGCAAGCTGAACTACGCCTCGTCCGGCAACGGCTCGATCCAGCACATCGCGGGCGAACTGTTCAAGCAGCTCACGGGCACGTCCCTCACGCATGTTCCGTACAAGGGATCGGGCCCGGCCGTGCAGGACCTGCTGGGCGGGCAAGTCGATCTTTTCATCACGACGCCGGCCGCGGTGGTCAGCCAGGTCAAGGCGGACAAGCTGAAGGCCCTGGCGGTCACCAGCCAGACCCGGCTCATCTCGCTGCCGCAGGTTCCCACCGCGGCGGAGTCGGGCCTGCAGAACTTCAACCTCGACTCGTGGTTCGCGCTGTACGCGCCGGCCGGCACGCCGGCCGACATCGTGCAGCGCCTGAATGCCGAGATCGGAAAGATCCTCTCCGCGCCGGAGGTCCGCAAGAAGGCCGAGGAGTCCGGCACGCGCGTGGAGCAGATGAGTCCTGCGCAACTCGGGGAGTTCACGCGCAAGGAGCTCGACTACTGGGGGCGGGTGATCCAGTCGGCCAGCATCAGCGCGGACTGA
- a CDS encoding VOC family protein produces the protein MISHLDHLVLTTAREAACVDFYTRVLGMELETFIGGTPPVQRRAFRFGHQKINLHVQGAEFEPKAHLPVPGALDLCFIVTVPLETVIERLRAQEWPIEQGPVLRTGARGQIRSVYVRDPDFNLIELSQPV, from the coding sequence ATGATCAGCCACCTGGATCACCTGGTCCTCACCACGGCGCGAGAAGCCGCGTGCGTGGACTTCTACACGCGTGTGCTCGGGATGGAGCTGGAGACCTTCATCGGCGGCACCCCGCCGGTCCAACGCCGGGCGTTCAGGTTCGGCCACCAGAAGATCAACCTGCATGTGCAGGGCGCCGAGTTCGAGCCGAAGGCGCACCTGCCCGTGCCGGGCGCGCTCGACTTGTGCTTCATCGTCACCGTTCCACTGGAGACCGTCATCGAACGGCTGCGCGCGCAGGAGTGGCCGATCGAACAGGGGCCGGTGCTGCGAACCGGCGCCCGGGGCCAGATCCGTTCCGTCTACGTGCGCGACCCGGACTTCAACCTGATCGAACTCTCGCAGCCCGTCTGA